In Mongoliitalea daihaiensis, one DNA window encodes the following:
- a CDS encoding glycerophosphodiester phosphodiesterase family protein: MKVIFAFICFCVFSFASEAQSLRKLLEEEQTVLFSHRVALEPSWVENSVYSLEKSGEMGFMFHEIDVVESKDGVLYVLHDKTLDRTTSSKGAVKELASAFLDGVKLNGLKERLPRLEDFLAISKEKGFYLMLDVKEASLDKVMSLVKKFDMLERVVLLTFSKERTAEALALEERFLLSVLITEEDDFDYYLCKTEQPYYLAAYINKNGPVELFQKARSLGLPTITDVLGAIDAQAQEEGIFVYTDFLQKRKPNILVSDYPLQVELRMSMD, encoded by the coding sequence ATGAAAGTTATCTTTGCGTTCATTTGTTTCTGTGTATTTTCCTTTGCTTCAGAAGCTCAGTCCTTGCGTAAACTCCTTGAAGAGGAACAAACTGTCCTTTTTTCTCATCGGGTGGCCTTGGAGCCTTCTTGGGTGGAAAATAGTGTGTATTCCCTTGAGAAATCCGGTGAAATGGGATTTATGTTCCACGAGATTGATGTAGTGGAGAGTAAAGATGGGGTTTTGTACGTGCTGCATGATAAAACTTTGGACAGAACCACCTCGTCCAAGGGAGCGGTAAAAGAATTAGCTAGCGCTTTTTTGGATGGAGTGAAATTGAATGGGCTTAAAGAGCGCTTACCACGATTGGAAGATTTTTTGGCAATTAGTAAAGAGAAAGGATTTTATTTAATGTTGGATGTCAAAGAAGCTTCATTGGACAAGGTCATGTCCCTCGTAAAAAAATTTGATATGTTGGAGCGGGTAGTCTTACTCACGTTTAGCAAGGAGCGAACAGCAGAAGCTTTGGCTTTAGAAGAACGGTTTTTGTTGTCTGTATTGATTACTGAGGAAGATGATTTTGACTATTATCTCTGCAAAACGGAGCAACCCTATTACCTAGCCGCTTATATCAACAAGAACGGACCAGTGGAGTTATTCCAAAAAGCTCGTTCCCTTGGTCTTCCGACAATTACAGATGTATTGGGGGCGATTGATGCACAGGCTCAAGAAGAGGGTATTTTTGTTTACACTGATTTTTTACAGAAAAGGAAGCCTAATATATTGGTTTCAGATTACCCGCTGCAAGTCGAGCTGAGAATGAGCATGGATTGA
- the treF gene encoding alpha,alpha-trehalase TreF: protein MHSPEHVFGELFEAVQMQGVFPDSKTFVDMIPKISVEEVLIQYRRQKDLKDFNLKIFVDRHFSLPTTGILPELAAFNSLEERLHQQWKVLTKDADEEKEGSSLIPLPYAYVVPGGRFGEIYYWDSYFTMLGLKGSGRVDLIEAMVKNFAHLIDVVGHIPNGNRSYFISRSQPPFFVKMVELLAEVTQDESILIQYLPQLEREYAFWMDGSVDLIVGKANARVVRLDEATILNRYWDDLDTPRAESYREDVELLHLSKGDQSRMRHIRAACESGWDFSSRWLMDEQDLNTIEAAHIIPIDLNVLLFELERVLHYVYSLKEDMAHAIHYQDLMGKRLNGIERYLWSSEGELYLDYHFVQQKSMQRPSLATLFPLWSGFASENQAKSVLNYIEKQLLKPGGLVTSNSYSGQQWDAPNGWAPLQWIGLVACANYGYQDLAVDIAARWTALNENVFARTGKMMEKYNVEDLSLEAGGGEYPVQDGFGWSNGIYLAMKEFLRT from the coding sequence ATGCATAGTCCAGAGCACGTATTTGGAGAGCTTTTTGAAGCAGTTCAAATGCAAGGAGTTTTTCCCGACTCCAAAACATTTGTAGATATGATTCCCAAGATTTCCGTGGAGGAAGTTCTAATCCAATACCGTCGGCAAAAAGATTTGAAGGATTTCAATCTAAAAATTTTCGTAGATCGGCATTTTTCCTTGCCAACTACAGGGATACTTCCAGAACTGGCAGCGTTCAATTCTTTAGAGGAGCGATTGCATCAACAGTGGAAGGTTTTGACCAAAGATGCAGATGAGGAAAAAGAAGGTTCTTCTTTGATTCCATTACCCTATGCCTATGTGGTTCCTGGAGGAAGATTTGGAGAAATCTATTACTGGGACAGTTACTTCACCATGCTAGGCTTAAAGGGATCTGGGCGCGTGGATTTGATTGAGGCGATGGTAAAGAATTTTGCTCATTTGATTGATGTGGTTGGCCATATCCCTAATGGGAATCGTTCTTATTTTATCAGCCGTTCCCAGCCGCCGTTTTTTGTCAAGATGGTAGAGTTGTTGGCAGAGGTCACGCAAGACGAAAGTATCTTGATTCAATATTTACCTCAATTGGAGCGAGAATATGCGTTTTGGATGGATGGGAGTGTAGATTTGATCGTGGGGAAAGCAAATGCAAGAGTGGTCCGTTTAGATGAGGCGACGATTTTGAATCGGTACTGGGATGATTTGGATACCCCAAGAGCAGAGTCTTATCGGGAGGATGTGGAGCTACTGCATCTAAGCAAGGGAGATCAAAGCCGTATGCGACATATCCGGGCAGCTTGTGAATCAGGCTGGGATTTTAGTTCGCGATGGTTGATGGATGAACAGGATTTGAATACCATTGAGGCGGCACATATCATTCCCATAGATTTAAATGTGTTGTTGTTTGAATTGGAGCGGGTGTTGCACTATGTCTATTCATTGAAAGAAGATATGGCTCATGCTATTCATTATCAGGATTTAATGGGGAAAAGATTAAATGGAATCGAGCGGTATTTGTGGTCATCGGAAGGTGAGTTGTATTTGGATTATCATTTTGTTCAACAAAAGTCTATGCAGCGACCTTCCTTAGCTACGCTATTTCCTCTTTGGTCAGGTTTTGCATCAGAAAATCAGGCTAAGTCAGTTTTAAATTATATCGAAAAGCAGTTGTTGAAACCCGGTGGATTGGTCACGAGTAATAGTTATTCAGGTCAACAGTGGGATGCGCCCAATGGTTGGGCGCCTTTGCAATGGATAGGATTGGTGGCCTGTGCGAATTACGGGTATCAGGATTTGGCTGTTGACATAGCTGCCCGATGGACTGCATTGAATGAAAACGTGTTTGCCCGGACGGGAAAAATGATGGAAAAATACAATGTGGAAGATTTGTCCTTGGAAGCAGGTGGAGGAGAATACCCTGTTCAGGATGGATTTGGATGGTCTAATGGA
- a CDS encoding M1 family metallopeptidase, whose protein sequence is MKKQLFVFLSFLFFAHQSFAQIQKNWTWGGPIHPLQEQFQVVHYQLNLEIFPETQKIKGSNKVTFHADERLDTLRLDLIEEYQVSKVIMDGKEIRFEHVGDVLDIFPVDCTCNEVEIFYEGETPIAIRPPWTGGFTWEMDELGNHWMGLSSQNEGAKIFMPCLDHPSSEPINGVDLFFTVPKPYFVASNGRLAAQEDLGDRYRYHWSTQYPINNYNVNFTVGVFYEASKVYQSIDGKEIPMYVYVLQQNKSKAYDLLQVLETSTQTLEKYLGPYPFGDDKIAVVETPYLGMEHQTINGYGNNFKFEKVGDVWADWLLHHELGHEWFGNKVSVKDWADFWIHEGLTAYADWLFYLEHGGEEAYHQKVASVRVNIRNLRPVVSPRNSHSDFAYHPEIYTKGAFIIHSLRYFLGDEIFFPMLKAFASDERFTYENLVDTNDFTSFVQQYAEQDLQGFFDLYLKSVRLPQVKVSKKGKRGYAVSLPTIDFSIPVEIKTSNGLERHVLSSNPVLVRSDGPIVVDPNYWYLLDKK, encoded by the coding sequence TCTATTTTTTGCGCACCAATCTTTTGCCCAAATCCAAAAGAATTGGACTTGGGGAGGACCAATACATCCCCTTCAAGAGCAGTTTCAAGTAGTGCACTATCAATTGAATTTGGAGATTTTCCCTGAAACACAGAAAATCAAAGGAAGCAATAAAGTGACCTTCCATGCGGATGAGCGGTTGGATACTTTACGACTGGACTTGATAGAGGAATATCAGGTAAGTAAGGTCATCATGGATGGAAAGGAAATCAGATTCGAACACGTGGGGGATGTGTTGGATATTTTTCCGGTCGACTGTACTTGCAATGAAGTGGAAATATTTTACGAAGGAGAAACGCCTATTGCCATTCGGCCTCCTTGGACAGGTGGGTTTACTTGGGAAATGGATGAGCTGGGGAACCATTGGATGGGTCTTTCTTCACAAAATGAAGGTGCCAAAATCTTTATGCCTTGCTTGGACCATCCTTCCTCCGAACCTATCAATGGCGTGGATTTATTCTTCACAGTACCCAAACCTTATTTTGTTGCTTCCAATGGAAGGCTTGCTGCCCAAGAGGACCTTGGGGACCGATACCGGTATCACTGGTCAACCCAATACCCCATCAATAATTACAATGTGAATTTTACAGTTGGTGTGTTCTATGAGGCATCCAAAGTATATCAGTCGATCGATGGAAAGGAAATACCCATGTATGTCTATGTTTTGCAACAAAACAAATCCAAAGCTTATGACTTGTTGCAGGTCTTAGAAACCTCCACGCAAACTTTGGAGAAATATTTAGGGCCATATCCTTTTGGGGATGATAAAATAGCGGTAGTCGAAACCCCTTATTTGGGAATGGAACATCAGACCATCAATGGTTATGGGAATAATTTCAAATTCGAGAAGGTAGGGGATGTTTGGGCGGATTGGTTATTGCATCACGAACTTGGCCATGAATGGTTTGGGAATAAGGTTTCTGTGAAAGATTGGGCAGACTTCTGGATTCATGAAGGCTTGACGGCTTATGCGGATTGGCTGTTTTATTTGGAGCATGGAGGTGAAGAGGCCTATCATCAAAAGGTCGCTTCTGTTCGAGTTAATATTCGAAACCTGAGACCCGTTGTATCTCCCCGCAATTCCCATTCAGACTTTGCTTATCATCCAGAAATTTATACCAAAGGTGCTTTTATCATTCATTCGCTGCGGTATTTCTTGGGTGATGAAATTTTCTTTCCCATGTTGAAAGCCTTTGCCTCAGATGAGCGCTTTACCTATGAAAATTTAGTAGATACCAATGATTTCACCAGCTTTGTGCAGCAGTATGCCGAACAGGATTTGCAGGGATTCTTTGATTTGTACTTGAAATCTGTCCGCTTACCCCAAGTGAAAGTCTCTAAGAAGGGAAAACGGGGCTATGCGGTGAGTCTGCCGACTATTGATTTTTCTATTCCAGTAGAAATCAAAACCAGCAATGGTTTGGAGCGTCATGTGCTTTCTTCAAACCCTGTTTTGGTGAGAAGTGATGGACCTATTGTAGTGGATCCCAATTATTGGTATTTGTTGGATAAGAAGTAG
- a CDS encoding MFS transporter: MNAKLLIRLSLIFNYMVFAVLLNSVGAVILQVQRTFDVTKAEASILEGFKDLPIAIFSFVVASFLPKIGLKRGMLIALGLVAGMCFIMPVMANEFWYFKMLFATVGISFAVIKVSVFAMIGLVTDDTKEHSSLMSTIEGFFMIGVLLGNVFFSLFVNDADPRSTAWLSIYWYLGALSVVAALFLLLADVNESASKRENSKAWDDFVEMIKLVAKPLVLVFAASAFLFVLIEQSFMTWTPTFYQDVLKVPASMGIQAGAVLAGALAVGRLLAGVILKRVHWLTFTLTSTVLVGICVLLTLPLTQNLPEVTETITWFNAPFVVYLFPLLGVFLAPIYPTINSVVLSALPKYMQSSMSGLIVVFSALGGTTGSIITGNIFERYGGTNAFYFSLIPIVALCLILFLLHKQVTKQQHA; the protein is encoded by the coding sequence ATGAATGCCAAATTATTGATTCGTTTGTCCTTGATTTTTAATTACATGGTATTTGCTGTGTTGTTAAATTCAGTAGGGGCAGTTATCCTTCAAGTACAGCGTACTTTTGATGTCACCAAAGCAGAGGCTTCCATTTTGGAAGGCTTCAAGGATTTGCCAATTGCTATCTTTTCATTTGTAGTAGCCTCTTTTTTACCCAAAATTGGTTTGAAGAGAGGGATGCTGATTGCCTTGGGTTTGGTAGCAGGTATGTGCTTTATCATGCCTGTGATGGCCAATGAGTTTTGGTATTTTAAAATGTTGTTTGCCACTGTGGGTATATCCTTTGCAGTGATTAAAGTATCTGTATTTGCTATGATTGGACTAGTGACGGATGATACCAAAGAGCATAGCAGTTTGATGAGCACCATTGAGGGATTTTTCATGATAGGCGTACTTTTAGGGAATGTATTCTTCAGCCTATTTGTCAATGATGCAGATCCTCGCTCCACTGCTTGGCTGAGTATCTATTGGTATTTGGGCGCTTTGAGTGTAGTGGCAGCCTTGTTTCTCTTGCTAGCTGATGTCAATGAATCTGCATCCAAGCGTGAAAACAGCAAGGCTTGGGATGATTTTGTCGAGATGATCAAATTAGTAGCGAAGCCCTTGGTGCTGGTATTTGCAGCCTCGGCTTTCTTGTTTGTCTTGATAGAGCAGAGTTTTATGACTTGGACTCCGACCTTTTATCAGGATGTATTGAAAGTTCCGGCGAGCATGGGGATACAGGCAGGGGCAGTTTTGGCAGGTGCTTTGGCTGTTGGTCGTTTATTAGCGGGAGTGATTTTGAAGCGGGTACATTGGCTTACCTTTACCTTGACTAGTACTGTTTTGGTGGGGATATGTGTCTTACTTACCTTGCCTTTGACACAAAACCTTCCAGAGGTAACCGAAACAATCACTTGGTTCAATGCTCCTTTTGTAGTGTATCTCTTTCCTTTATTGGGAGTCTTTTTGGCGCCAATTTATCCTACTATCAATTCCGTGGTCTTGAGTGCCTTACCCAAATACATGCAAAGCTCAATGTCAGGCTTGATTGTGGTCTTTTCTGCCTTAGGAGGTACGACAGGGTCGATCATTACAGGGAATATTTTTGAGCGCTACGGGGGAACCAATGCGTTTTACTTCTCATTGATTCCCATTGTGGCACTTTGCCTGATTTTATTTCTATTACATAAGCAAGTAACCAAACAGCAGCATGCATAG